The sequence GAAATTCGAGGAAGGCATGGTTAGCGTAGAGCCGAAATTTTACTACAGGCGCCACTGGGACAGATTTATTCTCGATAATGACAGGCCGTTCTGGTATAGAAACACTCACAAGACATATACCTTGGGCAGTGATATTCAGACAACCGTCACCACGGATTTGGGCACGATCATTTTCGGGACAGAGCTTTCCTGGGATAAGATCGACAGCACAAATCTGGACAAACATAAACGAGACCGCGAAGCCGTATTTTTCGGCTACAATCATAAATTTCCTTCGGGTTTTTTAGTAAACGCTAATATAAGGACCGACTGGTTTTCGGCATTCGGATGGGAATTCTCGCCTCAGATAGGCCTCGGTTACAGCATAGATGATAAGATCGTATTGCGCAGCTCCGTTAACAGGGCTTACAGGATACCATCTTTTACAGACCTATATTATGTAGACCCCGGTAACATAGGCGACGCTAGTCTTAAGCCCGAAAGCGCCTGGTCTTATGAAGGCGGCATAGACTATAAAGACAAATTTATAACTATATCCACAACGGTCTTCAACAGAAACGGCAGAAACATCATCGATTGGGTGAGGGATTCCAAAGCCCAACCATGGCGGGCGACAAACGCGGGCAAGATCGACACATTTGGAGTAGAAAACCTCATTGAAATCAAACCGGGTGAAATCTGGAGGGGCATATCCATCGAAAAGGTATCGCTCGGTTACGATTTTATTAACTCAGATAAGAAATCCGGTACGGCAGCCTTCTCAAAATACGCGCTCGATTACCTCCGCCACAATTTTTCATTAGGCGTAACGGGCAAATTCCCTTTCGGCATAGAAGAA is a genomic window of Candidatus Omnitrophota bacterium containing:
- a CDS encoding TonB-dependent receptor, whose translation is MRLRPLFFIFLLSIIAVKPSCYAADEAELPPIVITPSRIPEETPLRSVSYINSGEFDEAIGSSITDLVNDLPSIDVRERGVRGVQADLNIRGATFEESMVLLNGVRFNDPQTGHHNMDIPFTSMDLESIELVRGGQSALYGPDAFGGTVNFITKRPGERRVTTAFSMGQNGLFREAVSITQPVKNLKNRVSFERSDSSGYRGKETSFHITTFSFDSLLETDAGEVEVIGGYLYKDFGASTFYSSLYPNEHEMTDTRAGMIRMKFEEGMVSVEPKFYYRRHWDRFILDNDRPFWYRNTHKTYTLGSDIQTTVTTDLGTIIFGTELSWDKIDSTNLDKHKRDREAVFFGYNHKFPSGFLVNANIRTDWFSAFGWEFSPQIGLGYSIDDKIVLRSSVNRAYRIPSFTDLYYVDPGNIGDASLKPESAWSYEGGIDYKDKFITISTTVFNRNGRNIIDWVRDSKAQPWRATNAGKIDTFGVENLIEIKPGEIWRGISIEKVSLGYDFINSDKKSGTAAFSKYALDYLRHNFSLGVTGKFPFGIEE